Sequence from the Actinocatenispora sera genome:
CTCGATGCCGTCACCGGTCAGCGCGCCGGTGATCTCGTAGTGCACGGTCGGATCGGTCACGGCGAACGGGAACGCCAGGTACGCGCTCTCCTTGGTCATCGTGGTCGGCTTGTCGAACCGGTTGTCGAACTCGACGTGCGAGGCGTTGCGGCCCAGCCGGATCGTGGTCCGCGCTGTGCGCACGCCGTCGGCCGAGTACTCGTAGGTCAGCCGCTGGCCGAGGGCGTCGTCGACCCGCTCCACCAGCACCGCCGGCCGGGCGAGCGAGCGCGAGCCGAGCAGCTCCAGCTCCGGGCTGACCGCCGTCTTGTTCGCCTGGTGGTTGTAACCGCCGGCGGTCGTGTACGTGTCGTACACGTAGCCGTTGAAGCCGACCACCGCGTCCGGGTCCACCAGCTCTCGGCCGGTCGACTTCGCCACCAGGCTCGACACGCAGGCCCGGGTCAGGTCGACGACCACGCGCAGGTGCTCGTTCTCCAGCGTCACGTCGTCCTCGGTCGGCAGCGGCACCGAACCGCCCGCCCCGCCGTCGGCCGCGCTGATGTGCAGCTCGCCGGCATCGGTCGCGACGTCCGCATCCGCCGGCCCGGCGGTCACGTCGAGCCGGACCAGCCCGTACGGGCCGATGTCGGCGACCTCGACCGAGACCCATCGGCCGGCATCCCGGTGCACCGGGTTGACCTGCGGCTCGACCAGCGCCTCCAGCTTGGCGCCGGTACGGGCGTCGACCACGGTCAGCGGCCGGTCGAGCGGGATGCGGGACTCCCGGACGAAGCAGCGCACCGGCGCGGTGCGGGTGGCCGGCGCCGTGTTCACCGCCCAGAACGACAGGTCGGCCGATTGCGCCGGCGGCAGCACCCCGCCGAGTGCGGCGGACGCGTGGTCCAGGTACACCTCGGCGTCGTGCTCGCCGTGCAGGGCGTGACCGTACTTCCAGTGCCACTGCTGTTCGCCGGACTGCATGCCCTCGTCGCCGTGCGTCCACGGGTCGGCGGCGCCCCAGGTGTGCTCGTTGAACAGCGACACCGACGAGTACACCTGGCTCGCCCCGGCCTGCGCGTCGGCCGCGTGCTTTGCGTTGCGGGCGGCCGGATCCAACAGCGCGGCCAGCCCGTACAAACTCTGCGCCGAGGTCACGGTGGCCTGTGCCCGCCGTACCATCGCCTGCGGGCGGGCGCCGGAGCCGACGCCCTCGACCCACCAGTCGCCCCAGTCGCCCTCGAACACCGGGATCGCGTCGCCGAGCCGCTGCTCGGCATCGGTGAAGAAGTCGGTGTTGGTGGACAGCCGCAGCCGCGGGCTGTCCCACGTCTCGTTCCACCGCTTCACCGTCTCGGCCAGGATCAGCCGCGGCGGCGCGTTGTCGCCGAAGTGGCCCTGCACCCGCAGGTGCAGGATGTCGTGCGGGTACGGCTCGCGGTCGGTCACCGCGGGCCCGTGCCAGCCGAACATCCCCGGCGGGAACGGGTACGGGTTGGTGGCGAGCGAGGTCAGGTAGGCCGGCAGCAGGTCGTCGACCATCTCGTACGAGGTGTCGAAGCCGAGCACCGGGCCCTCCATGTAGGCCAGGCCGTGCGGGCTGTCGGTCATCCACACCAGCAGCTCGTTGCCGGCGGGGGAGCGCCACCGGAACAGCCGCGGCAGCTTGTGCCCGCCGTTGGTGTTCGGCACCGACCGGCCGGCCCAGTTGTGCGCCACCGACAGGTACTTCACGTCCAGCGGCGCCAGCGCGTCCGGCAGCCCGGCGACGGTACCGGGCACGTCGGTCTGCATCGCCGAGCGGAACGACACCCCGTACTTCTCCCGGACCGTACGGGCCAGCCGCAGCAGCTCGTGCAGCTCCTCGGTCGAGCAGGTGTCGGTGTGCAGGTTGTACGGCATCGCGGTCAGCTCGATCTGCCCGGCCCGTACCCGCTCCAGGAACTCGGCGATGCGCTCCGGTGGGCGCGCGGCCACCCACTGCTCGAACGACCACAGCGATTCCACCGCCCAGCGGAACTTCGCGTCGTCCGGCCAGCCGTCGGTGGTACGGGTCAGGTCCAGGCACGAGTCGAGGAACGCGACGTGCTCGTTGAGCACCGTGCCCTGCGGGTCGGTGTAGCCGATGTCCAGGTGCGAGTGGTGCACCAGGTGGATGGTCCAGTCCCGGGCCGGCGGCAGCGGAAACTCCAGCGTCGCGGTCTGGTCGGCGCCGCCCGCGCGGCTCGCCTCGATCCGGACGTTGCGGGTCTCGGCCTCCGCCGGCAGCAGCAGCCGGGCGCCGCCGGTCGCCGGCAGCACCTCGACCGGTACCCGGCCGCGGCCCGCCACCTCGACGTCGAACCGCCACTGCGCCGGATCGGCCGCGGCACCGGCGATCAGTACCCGCAGCGCGCGCTGCGGGCCGTCCGGGCCGCGCCGCACCAGGTGCTCCGGCATCGCCCGCAGCTCGGTACCGCCGAGGCTCGCGGTGGCCGCGACGGCCAGCCCGACGGTGCCGGCCCGGGCCTTCTCGGTCGACCAGGGTCGGTCGGCCACCAGGGCGCGCGTCGTCATGTGGAATGTCCCCCTCGAACCGATGTGGTGATGGTGCTGGTACGGCCGACGTTCAGGATGTCAGCCGCAGGCTGTTGACGAAGAAGCGTTGGAAGACGAAGAACAGCAGGACGGTCGGGATCGACGCGACCAGCGCGCCGGCCAGGATCACCGGCGGACCGGCCGTACCGTAGCTGCCGGACAGGTCGGCGAGCGTGGCCATCACCGGCCGCACGTTGGGGCTCAGCGACAGCGTGATGCCGAACAGCAGGTCGTTCCAGATCCAGGTGAACTGGAACACGAACGTGGCGAGCAGCGCGCTGCGGGCCAGCGGCAGGTGCACCCGGACGAACATCCGCAGCCAGTTCGCGCCGTCCAGCTGCGCCGCCTCGGCGACCTCCCGTGGCACCGTCATCAGGAAGTTGCGGTTGACGAAGAACGCGAACGGGATCGTCATCGCCACGTAGATCAGCAGCATCCCGTACTGGGTGTCGTACAGTCCGGTCTTCGCGTAGCCGGTGAACAGCGGGGACAGGAACGTCTGCAGCGGCAGCACGGTGCCGATGTAGATGCCCCAGAACCAGATCGCCGGCCGCTTCACCGGCATCACCGTCACCGCGAACCCGGCCAGCGCCGAGATCAGTACCGCGATCGCCGCGCCGAGCGCCGCGTAGATCAGCGTGTTGAGCATGCCCTGCCCGACGCCGGCGGTACTGAACGCGGTCCTGATGTTGGTCGCGATGTCGGCGGAGGCGAACCACCAGCGCGGCGACCCGGTGTACTGGGCGGACGGGGTGAACGCGTTCACCACCACCAGCCAGGTCGGTACCAGCCAGACCACCGAGACCAGCACGACCAACACGTTGCGCACGATGCGTGATGCCATCGGATTCCCCTTCACCGCTGCGTCGCCTGGCGACGCAGGTAGAGCCAGGAGGCGGCGAGTACGACGATGGTGAGCACCACGGACACGGCCGCGCCGTACCCGTAGCGGCTGAGCGTGAACGTCTCGCGGTACATGGTCAGCGCGAGCGTCTCCGACGCGGTGCCGGGCCCGCCCCGGGTCAGCAGCCACACGATGTCGAACGTCTTGAGGCTGTTGACGATCGACATGCCGACGACCACGATCGTCATCGGCCGCAGCTGCGGGACGACGATGCTCCAGAACAGCCGGAAGCCGGTCGCGCCGTCGAGCTTGGCCGCCTCCAGCGTCTCCGGCGGGATCGTCTGCAGCCCGACCAGGAAGAGGATCATCGACGCGCCGGTGGCCTGCCAGGTGGTCGCGAGGATCATCACCACGGTGTTCAGCGGCCAGTGCAGCAGCCACTCCTGTTGCAACCCACCGAGACCGATCGAGGCCAGCGTCTGGTTGATCGCGCCGTCGGACTGCAGCAGGAACGTCCACAGCAGCGCGGTGGCCGAGCCGGACAGCGCGTACGGGATGACCACCACGGTGCGCGCGACCGAGCCCCATTTCACCGAGTTGGTCAGCACCGCGATCAGCAGCCCGAGCAGTACCGGCAGCACCAGCGTGCCGATCACCCAGAACACGGTGTTGAGCAGCGACCGGCCGAAGTCGGGGTCGGTGAACAGCGCGACGTAGTTCGCCAGGCCGATGAACCGGGAGCTGACGCCGTTGTCGTCGAACAGGCTGCGGTACGCGGTGACCAGGAACGGCACCACCAGCAGCACCACGATCAGCGCCACCGCCGGCAGCAGGAACCCGCCGACCCAGAGCGCCCGCCGCCACCGGAAGCCCTGCCGCGGCTCGTGCGCCGCCGTCCGCGTCGCGACCGGCACCTTCTCCGTCGTCGTCACGACCGCCACACCTTCCATTCCTTGTCGGCGCGACGCTGCATGGACGACAGCGTGCGGGTCGCGTTCGCTGCGGTCGGGTTGATCATGAAGGCGCTCAGGTCCTGCACGTTGCCCTCGATGAGCACCGGCGGGGACGCCTCCCAGTACCGGATGGCCTGGCTCGGCTTCTGCCGGCGCACCGTGGCGGCGAGCTCGGTGATCGCGCCGACCTTCGGTACCACGCCGGGGTCGGCCGAGGTGTCCTTCAGAAAGCCGGTCCAGGCCCGCTGTACCGACGGGTCGAGCCAGGCGTCGGCGACCTTGCGGGCGGCGCCGAGCTTGTGTGCCTTCTTCGACACCGACAGCACGCCGGACTCGACGACGACCGAGTCGTTGCCGCCGGGCGGCGGCGGGAGGAGGAACAGGCCGAGGTTCGCGTCCTTGACGCCGTTGGAGAGGTAGGCGCCGGTGTTCCAGCTGCCGTACAGGTGCATGCCCATCTTGCCCTGGACGAACTGCGCGGGAACGGTCGCGGTGTTGAAGTCCGGCGCGGAGAACGCGCCCGCCGCGAACAGCTCGATCCAGAGCTTCATCGCCTGCCGGCACACCGGGTCGGTGTACGACGCCTTGCCGGCGGTGAGATCCAGGTAGAACTGGTGATCGAGCCCGTTGACCAGTTGCTGGAACCAGGTCAGCGACTCGAAGGTGGTGGCGCCGCCGGACGCGATCGGGGTGATGTGCTTGGCCTTGAGTGTCGCGACCACCCGCCGGAACTCGTCCCAGTCGGTCGGTACGTCGAGCTTCAGCTTGGCGAACAGCGGCTTGTTGTAGAAGACCGCCCAGTACGACTTGTACAGCGGGACGCCGTACTGCTTGCCCTCGTAGCTGAACGAGTCG
This genomic interval carries:
- a CDS encoding carbohydrate ABC transporter permease produces the protein MTTTEKVPVATRTAAHEPRQGFRWRRALWVGGFLLPAVALIVVLLVVPFLVTAYRSLFDDNGVSSRFIGLANYVALFTDPDFGRSLLNTVFWVIGTLVLPVLLGLLIAVLTNSVKWGSVARTVVVIPYALSGSATALLWTFLLQSDGAINQTLASIGLGGLQQEWLLHWPLNTVVMILATTWQATGASMILFLVGLQTIPPETLEAAKLDGATGFRLFWSIVVPQLRPMTIVVVGMSIVNSLKTFDIVWLLTRGGPGTASETLALTMYRETFTLSRYGYGAAVSVVLTIVVLAASWLYLRRQATQR
- a CDS encoding carbohydrate ABC transporter permease, encoding MASRIVRNVLVVLVSVVWLVPTWLVVVNAFTPSAQYTGSPRWWFASADIATNIRTAFSTAGVGQGMLNTLIYAALGAAIAVLISALAGFAVTVMPVKRPAIWFWGIYIGTVLPLQTFLSPLFTGYAKTGLYDTQYGMLLIYVAMTIPFAFFVNRNFLMTVPREVAEAAQLDGANWLRMFVRVHLPLARSALLATFVFQFTWIWNDLLFGITLSLSPNVRPVMATLADLSGSYGTAGPPVILAGALVASIPTVLLFFVFQRFFVNSLRLTS
- a CDS encoding ABC transporter substrate-binding protein, which translates into the protein MQTSDTGHSPTRRTVLAAALAGAVGLATAGCARGTQTRPAAGDVVSLFNDNPTWATGYAAAGTALHRLVGYRLSARASPDTSSYQQIVRMSAQTDSTTDLIKWWNGYRLQDIARSGILQDVSSAWDLAAKNGWSNDKELRDSFSYEGKQYGVPLYKSYWAVFYNKPLFAKLKLDVPTDWDEFRRVVATLKAKHITPIASGGATTFESLTWFQQLVNGLDHQFYLDLTAGKASYTDPVCRQAMKLWIELFAAGAFSAPDFNTATVPAQFVQGKMGMHLYGSWNTGAYLSNGVKDANLGLFLLPPPPGGNDSVVVESGVLSVSKKAHKLGAARKVADAWLDPSVQRAWTGFLKDTSADPGVVPKVGAITELAATVRRQKPSQAIRYWEASPPVLIEGNVQDLSAFMINPTAANATRTLSSMQRRADKEWKVWRS
- a CDS encoding glycoside hydrolase family 38 C-terminal domain-containing protein — its product is MTTRALVADRPWSTEKARAGTVGLAVAATASLGGTELRAMPEHLVRRGPDGPQRALRVLIAGAAADPAQWRFDVEVAGRGRVPVEVLPATGGARLLLPAEAETRNVRIEASRAGGADQTATLEFPLPPARDWTIHLVHHSHLDIGYTDPQGTVLNEHVAFLDSCLDLTRTTDGWPDDAKFRWAVESLWSFEQWVAARPPERIAEFLERVRAGQIELTAMPYNLHTDTCSTEELHELLRLARTVREKYGVSFRSAMQTDVPGTVAGLPDALAPLDVKYLSVAHNWAGRSVPNTNGGHKLPRLFRWRSPAGNELLVWMTDSPHGLAYMEGPVLGFDTSYEMVDDLLPAYLTSLATNPYPFPPGMFGWHGPAVTDREPYPHDILHLRVQGHFGDNAPPRLILAETVKRWNETWDSPRLRLSTNTDFFTDAEQRLGDAIPVFEGDWGDWWVEGVGSGARPQAMVRRAQATVTSAQSLYGLAALLDPAARNAKHAADAQAGASQVYSSVSLFNEHTWGAADPWTHGDEGMQSGEQQWHWKYGHALHGEHDAEVYLDHASAALGGVLPPAQSADLSFWAVNTAPATRTAPVRCFVRESRIPLDRPLTVVDARTGAKLEALVEPQVNPVHRDAGRWVSVEVADIGPYGLVRLDVTAGPADADVATDAGELHISAADGGAGGSVPLPTEDDVTLENEHLRVVVDLTRACVSSLVAKSTGRELVDPDAVVGFNGYVYDTYTTAGGYNHQANKTAVSPELELLGSRSLARPAVLVERVDDALGQRLTYEYSADGVRTARTTIRLGRNASHVEFDNRFDKPTTMTKESAYLAFPFAVTDPTVHYEITGALTGDGIEHVPGAPQHMRAVRSFVSVSDAGGPVAWVTRDAPLVEPETIPLPYAPFPDSTAPRQPGTIYSWVHNNLWDTNFPSAQAFDTVFRYAVGVPRAGEDVEADVLALRTAYEVDRPLVGVVAHGTGERAAESSLLSVDDPRITVLDAVPVAADADDDADLLVRLQSYAPAATTVRLRCAVPVAAASLATLLGDPTGAAEVDGAEVVLPVPRMGTVAVRLRVAGISGASGEAGR